The proteins below are encoded in one region of Deltaproteobacteria bacterium:
- a CDS encoding deaminase — MGLLTFALNLTLDGCCDHREGVADDEMLRYWTRLMDAAGAMLFGRRTYELMEDAWPQVARDPKATPSNRDWAKKLEAKPKYVVSTTRRDFPWSNTHHVEGDLIRAVKALKKATPRGLLVGSPKLSAALQRLDLVDEYRFVVHPVVAGHGPFLFSGLQPSLRLKFVAATRLKSGIVALHYRRR, encoded by the coding sequence ATGGGGCTTTTGACCTTCGCGCTCAACTTGACGCTGGACGGGTGTTGCGACCACCGGGAAGGGGTCGCCGACGACGAGATGCTCCGCTACTGGACGCGCCTGATGGACGCGGCGGGGGCGATGCTCTTCGGGCGCCGGACCTACGAGCTGATGGAGGACGCCTGGCCCCAAGTGGCGCGAGACCCGAAGGCGACACCGTCGAACCGGGACTGGGCGAAGAAGCTCGAAGCCAAGCCCAAGTACGTGGTCTCGACGACGCGCCGCGACTTCCCGTGGAGCAACACGCATCACGTCGAAGGGGACCTGATCCGGGCGGTGAAGGCGTTGAAGAAGGCCACGCCGCGCGGACTGCTGGTGGGTAGCCCCAAACTTTCGGCCGCGCTTCAGCGCCTGGACCTCGTGGACGAATATCGCTTCGTGGTCCACCCCGTGGTGGCCGGGCACGGTCCGTTCTTGTTTTCCGGCCTGCAGCCATCATTGCGCCTGAAGTTCGTGGCCGCGACACGGCTCAAATCGGGCATCGTGGCGTTGCACTATCGCCGGCGCTAG
- a CDS encoding ATP-binding protein, producing the protein MARRILVVNGWSNAGKTSVTRWLSEQRGFDRVDTDEREIDSKGLRFSWTKVENGDATALRDELVSRATDTVFDWPYTPPGGFALVLALQAAGVPVWWFDADPEAAKQSFDARAQGNLKNPQQGIQANFASLRRGIESWHTVLLHLYGRRFLRTLFAGGTRMPPLRIWDTICAVEGWTP; encoded by the coding sequence ATGGCGCGCCGGATCCTTGTCGTGAATGGCTGGTCCAATGCAGGGAAGACCAGCGTCACCCGGTGGCTCTCCGAGCAGCGGGGGTTCGACCGCGTCGACACTGACGAGCGGGAGATCGACAGCAAGGGCCTGCGATTCTCTTGGACAAAGGTGGAGAACGGGGACGCAACCGCCCTTCGCGATGAACTTGTCAGTCGAGCAACTGATACGGTCTTCGACTGGCCTTACACCCCGCCCGGTGGCTTTGCGCTCGTGCTCGCGCTGCAGGCTGCCGGCGTCCCGGTCTGGTGGTTCGATGCCGATCCAGAGGCCGCAAAGCAGTCATTCGATGCTCGAGCCCAAGGCAATCTGAAGAACCCGCAGCAGGGGATTCAGGCGAACTTCGCGTCGCTGCGCCGGGGCATCGAGAGCTGGCACACCGTGCTCCTGCACTTGTACGGGCGGCGCTTCCTACGAACTCTATTCGCCGGTGGCACTCGCATGCCCCCGCTGCGAATCTGGGACACAATCTGCGCCGTGGAGGGTTGGACGCCGTAG